The proteins below come from a single Gammaproteobacteria bacterium genomic window:
- a CDS encoding DUF4390 domain-containing protein translates to MTHPTALRRFAGLGLGALLALGLAGAAHAEAGEEPGFVIRTAYTELVNGVYYLNADVGMNLSDDAVNALENGLPLTVELQIEVIKHRTWWTNQQAAYLEQRYQISYHELSRRFIVTNLNSGGQQSYPTYREAITDLGQVSDLPVIDANLLDPEGRYNIRMRAVLDVKSFPGPLQLIASLFKGWDLSSDWYQWVLVSP, encoded by the coding sequence ATGACGCACCCCACGGCCCTCAGGCGCTTCGCCGGTCTCGGCCTCGGGGCGCTGCTCGCGTTGGGCCTCGCCGGCGCCGCGCACGCTGAAGCCGGTGAGGAGCCGGGCTTCGTGATCCGCACCGCCTACACCGAGCTCGTGAACGGCGTGTACTACCTCAACGCCGACGTGGGCATGAACCTCTCCGACGATGCCGTGAACGCGCTCGAGAACGGCCTGCCGCTCACGGTGGAGCTGCAGATAGAGGTGATCAAGCACCGCACCTGGTGGACCAACCAGCAGGCCGCTTACCTCGAGCAGCGCTACCAGATCAGCTACCACGAACTCAGCCGCCGCTTCATCGTCACCAACCTCAACAGCGGCGGGCAGCAGAGCTACCCAACCTACCGGGAAGCCATCACCGACCTGGGGCAGGTGAGCGACCTGCCGGTGATCGACGCGAACCTGCTGGACCCGGAGGGCCGCTACAACATCCGCATGCGCGCGGTGCTGGACGTGAAGAGCTTCCCCGGTCCGCTGCAGCTCATCGCGTCCCTGTTCAAGGGCTGGGACCTGTCGAGCGACTGGTACCAGTGGGTGCTGGTGTCGCCATGA